From Bacillota bacterium, one genomic window encodes:
- a CDS encoding sugar ABC transporter ATP-binding protein produces the protein MADEFVLRMEHVSKSFPGVRALHDVSLAVRRGEIHCLVGQNGAGKSTLMKILGGAYRMDAGHILLDGEKVFFPNPHAALKAGISVLYQELALNPCLSAAENIFLGREIKTRLGVVNIRGQQQEAERLIKPFGVEIDVRVPADQLSIAQQQIVAIGKALSFKAKVIVLDEPSAVLTVEELGRLFNTMRELREDGVGIIYISHRLEEIFEIGDRVTVLRDGEVVGTFDVSAVNESDLVRMMTGREVVKTGGRLRSETGRPMLEVENLSRRGVLRDVSFQLRAGEIVGVFGLVGAGRTELAHALVGAARPDSGRIVVDGVEVTPASPQHALRIGIGLVPEDRKRHGLVLGMNVADNSTLAIWDRLARLGIVDRRSLIASAQESVDELRIKTPSLWAFVQNLSGGNQQKVVLAKWLATACKVLILDEPTRGVDVGAKAEIHELIRAIADKGKALIVISSELPEIMSLSDRLFVMRKGSIAGEFLPAQTTQEDVLACAMGVKVA, from the coding sequence TTGGCTGACGAATTCGTGCTGCGTATGGAGCACGTGTCGAAATCGTTCCCTGGTGTCAGGGCTCTGCACGACGTTTCTCTGGCGGTGCGTCGGGGCGAGATCCACTGTCTGGTGGGTCAGAATGGCGCGGGGAAGTCGACGCTCATGAAGATCTTGGGCGGAGCCTACCGCATGGACGCAGGGCACATACTCCTTGACGGGGAGAAGGTGTTCTTTCCTAATCCCCACGCGGCCTTGAAGGCAGGCATATCCGTCCTGTATCAGGAACTAGCTTTGAACCCGTGTCTGAGCGCGGCCGAGAACATCTTCCTCGGGCGTGAGATCAAGACCCGGCTTGGCGTCGTGAACATCAGGGGACAGCAGCAGGAAGCGGAACGCCTGATCAAGCCCTTCGGGGTCGAGATAGACGTCCGAGTGCCGGCGGATCAGCTCAGCATCGCTCAGCAGCAGATAGTAGCCATCGGGAAGGCTCTCTCCTTCAAGGCGAAAGTCATCGTGTTGGACGAACCGTCCGCTGTCTTGACAGTGGAGGAGCTCGGCAGGCTGTTCAACACAATGCGGGAGCTCCGTGAGGACGGAGTGGGCATCATATACATCTCGCACCGGCTGGAAGAGATCTTCGAAATAGGCGACCGAGTCACCGTCCTGAGAGACGGCGAGGTCGTGGGCACGTTCGACGTATCGGCTGTGAACGAGTCCGACCTGGTCAGGATGATGACCGGCAGGGAAGTGGTCAAGACCGGCGGCCGGCTTCGTTCGGAGACAGGCAGGCCGATGCTGGAGGTCGAGAACCTTTCGCGCCGCGGAGTGCTCCGCGATGTGAGCTTCCAGCTGCGTGCCGGTGAGATCGTCGGCGTGTTTGGACTTGTTGGGGCCGGCAGGACAGAACTCGCGCACGCTCTGGTCGGCGCGGCGAGGCCGGATTCCGGGCGGATCGTCGTCGATGGCGTGGAGGTAACGCCGGCCTCTCCACAACACGCATTAAGGATCGGTATAGGCTTGGTACCCGAAGACAGGAAGAGACACGGCCTCGTGCTCGGCATGAACGTCGCCGACAACTCGACGCTCGCAATCTGGGATAGGCTGGCGCGTCTGGGGATAGTGGACAGACGCTCCCTCATCGCGAGCGCCCAGGAGTCCGTGGACGAACTCAGGATCAAGACGCCGTCTCTTTGGGCGTTCGTGCAGAACCTGAGCGGGGGGAATCAGCAGAAAGTCGTGCTTGCCAAGTGGCTTGCCACGGCTTGCAAAGTGCTGATTCTTGACGAGCCGACGAGAGGGGTAGACGTGGGAGCGAAAGCGGAGATCCACGAGTTGATCAGGGCAATAGCGGACAAAGGCAAGGCACTCATCGTGATATCGTCGGAGCTACCTGAGATAATGTCGCTAAGCGACAGGCTCTTCGTCATGCGCAAGGGGAGCATCGCCGGAGAATTCCTGCCCGCGCAGACCACGCAGGAAGATGTGCTTGCCTGCGCCATGGGGGTGAAGGTGGCGTGA
- a CDS encoding ABC transporter permease, with translation MSGAKRQQVVTAPAAGAGLRGSSTWIGGLRRNSVYLMFVVLVIISAQVSPAFLTWTNIANLLRQASYIGLVSIGMTFVIISGGIDLSVGSTVAVSGVLLAYLFHWGGYKGYVVTLSPAMPTPFIVLSALAVGGLVGLLNGILIAKAQIPAFVATLATMVSVRGIAYMLAGGRTIFGLGESLSVLGFGNVGPLPVPVIIWLGCVLASGIVLKRTVFGRWVYAVGGDEDSARLSGINCDRQKVLMYVVAGVFAALAGMLMACRIDQGEPRQGELFELDAIAAVVIGGTSLSGGRGGVGGTAIGVLVLTLITNVLNLVGVHPFPQQIVKGTIILGGVFLQHWLASRN, from the coding sequence GTGAGTGGAGCAAAGCGGCAACAAGTCGTGACCGCGCCGGCGGCCGGCGCAGGGCTGCGCGGGTCGAGCACCTGGATCGGTGGGTTGAGGCGCAACAGCGTATACCTCATGTTCGTGGTCTTGGTAATCATCAGTGCGCAAGTCTCACCGGCGTTTCTGACTTGGACCAACATCGCCAACCTCCTTCGCCAAGCGAGCTACATCGGCCTCGTGAGCATTGGCATGACCTTCGTAATCATCTCCGGGGGCATCGACCTTTCGGTTGGCTCGACAGTTGCGGTGTCAGGAGTGTTACTCGCTTACTTGTTCCACTGGGGCGGCTACAAAGGGTACGTGGTAACGCTCTCGCCTGCCATGCCGACGCCGTTCATCGTCCTCTCCGCGCTTGCTGTAGGCGGACTTGTGGGGCTCTTGAACGGAATTCTCATAGCGAAGGCACAGATACCTGCCTTTGTGGCGACGCTGGCGACCATGGTGTCTGTCAGAGGCATCGCATACATGCTCGCCGGGGGGCGTACCATCTTCGGGCTCGGCGAATCGCTTTCGGTGTTGGGATTCGGGAACGTGGGTCCGCTTCCCGTTCCGGTGATCATATGGCTGGGTTGCGTGCTGGCATCAGGGATAGTGCTGAAGAGGACTGTCTTCGGACGCTGGGTGTATGCTGTAGGTGGAGACGAAGACTCGGCGAGATTGTCGGGGATCAACTGTGATCGTCAGAAGGTACTCATGTATGTGGTGGCCGGCGTGTTCGCGGCGCTTGCAGGTATGCTCATGGCTTGCCGGATCGACCAGGGAGAACCGCGGCAGGGCGAGCTTTTCGAATTGGACGCCATCGCTGCGGTGGTCATCGGAGGCACGAGCCTCTCAGGGGGCCGGGGTGGTGTGGGCGGCACCGCGATCGGGGTGCTCGTTCTCACGCTCATCACAAATGTACTGAACCTCGTGGGTGTTCATCCTTTTCCGCAGCAAATCGTGAAAGGAACAATTATCCTTGGTGGCGTATTCCTACAGCACTGGCTCGCCTCGCGGAACTAG
- a CDS encoding ABC transporter permease: protein MSRRERIGERVHAFWGAYKLHIVFAVLVGISGFMSPQFFSVENVMNLLLRSSFVGLVSLGMTFVILTGGIDLSVGAVFAFAGVLLATVQHGYLFRFMPELTAGFEQSGELAPIMPFAFAFLLTVGLGALLGFLNGVLVTKAKMPPFVVTLGTMVAIRGLAFTYTAGFPIPGVTSEVEWIGAGQLGALPVPVLIWGMASVACIFVLGRTVFGKKVYAVGGNERASWLSGIDSDRIKITVYTISGVLAALAGILMLGRMGAAEPREGAGMEADAIAAAIIGGTALTGGRGSIVGTLIGALILGLISNFLNLMEVPPYPQQVAKGLIIIAAVLMQGSARQR, encoded by the coding sequence ATGAGCAGACGGGAGCGCATCGGCGAGCGGGTCCACGCATTCTGGGGCGCTTACAAACTGCATATCGTGTTCGCAGTGCTCGTGGGCATATCGGGATTCATGTCACCGCAGTTCTTCTCTGTCGAGAACGTGATGAACTTGCTGCTCAGGTCGAGTTTCGTGGGTCTCGTCAGCCTGGGGATGACGTTCGTGATTCTCACCGGCGGGATCGACCTCTCGGTGGGCGCCGTGTTCGCCTTCGCAGGAGTCCTGCTTGCTACCGTGCAGCACGGCTATCTCTTCAGGTTCATGCCCGAGCTGACAGCGGGCTTCGAGCAGTCCGGCGAGCTGGCGCCCATAATGCCGTTCGCGTTCGCCTTCCTCCTTACGGTCGGCTTGGGCGCTCTGTTGGGATTCCTGAACGGAGTCCTCGTGACGAAGGCAAAGATGCCTCCATTCGTAGTTACGCTTGGAACGATGGTCGCGATTCGTGGCCTCGCGTTCACGTATACGGCAGGGTTTCCAATCCCCGGTGTGACATCGGAGGTTGAGTGGATAGGCGCAGGCCAGCTGGGCGCTCTGCCTGTACCGGTCCTCATCTGGGGTATGGCCTCGGTTGCTTGCATATTCGTCCTCGGCCGCACCGTCTTTGGGAAGAAGGTGTACGCCGTCGGCGGCAACGAACGCGCGTCGTGGCTGTCCGGCATAGACAGCGACAGGATCAAGATCACGGTCTACACGATAAGCGGTGTCCTCGCCGCGCTTGCGGGGATTCTGATGCTCGGCAGGATGGGCGCGGCTGAGCCCCGGGAAGGCGCCGGAATGGAGGCCGACGCCATCGCGGCAGCGATCATCGGAGGAACGGCGTTGACAGGCGGCCGGGGGAGCATCGTGGGGACTCTCATAGGCGCGCTGATCCTTGGTCTAATCTCAAACTTCCTCAATCTCATGGAAGTGCCGCCCTATCCGCAACAAGTGGCCAAAGGTCTCATAATCATCGCGGCGGTGCTGATGCAGGGCAGCGCTCGGCAGCGATGA
- a CDS encoding sugar-binding transcriptional regulator has product MSIVDDDALCAKAARLYYEDDLTQAEIARMMGVSRPVVSRCISRARARGIVRVEVFDPEEDCRERAEVIKQAFGLKSVLIVPHFGYNEEQAKGAVSSVAASYLDGIVRDGSVIAVSWGTTMYEVAKRLVPRRLSGVRVVQLNGNARASRTHENAATILMNFGQAYSAESYSLPVPAVTRSRALSAQLLADPTIRFTIDLARQADIAIFSIGFPDARSILVEAGYVTVQEIAGLVARGAVGDVCSRYFGMNGEVIDPDLDARTIGIGLDDLRRKEHSIGVAAGAHKARGIVGAARGGYVNTLIIDELAALEMMRLV; this is encoded by the coding sequence GTGAGCATCGTCGACGATGACGCGCTTTGCGCAAAGGCCGCGAGGCTCTACTATGAAGATGACTTGACTCAGGCGGAGATCGCTCGGATGATGGGGGTATCCCGACCGGTAGTGTCGCGGTGCATATCTAGGGCCCGCGCCAGGGGCATCGTCCGTGTGGAAGTGTTCGATCCAGAAGAGGATTGCCGAGAGAGAGCCGAAGTCATCAAGCAAGCCTTTGGGCTCAAGAGCGTGTTGATCGTTCCTCACTTCGGGTACAACGAAGAGCAGGCCAAGGGGGCCGTCAGCTCGGTTGCAGCATCCTATCTCGACGGCATCGTCCGCGACGGCAGCGTAATCGCTGTTTCGTGGGGCACGACCATGTACGAGGTGGCGAAGCGCCTTGTTCCGCGACGGCTGTCGGGGGTCAGGGTGGTGCAGCTGAATGGGAACGCGAGGGCCAGCCGGACTCACGAGAACGCCGCGACGATATTGATGAACTTCGGCCAGGCGTACTCCGCGGAGTCGTACTCGCTGCCGGTCCCCGCGGTCACGCGCAGCAGGGCCCTGTCTGCGCAGCTTCTCGCCGACCCCACCATAAGGTTCACCATCGACCTGGCCAGGCAGGCTGACATCGCCATTTTCAGCATAGGCTTCCCCGACGCGCGCTCAATCCTGGTGGAAGCTGGGTACGTCACCGTCCAGGAGATAGCGGGGCTCGTTGCCCGTGGCGCGGTGGGCGACGTGTGCTCGAGGTACTTCGGCATGAATGGCGAAGTCATCGATCCCGACCTCGACGCGCGGACGATAGGGATCGGCCTGGACGATCTCCGGAGGAAAGAGCATTCCATCGGGGTCGCTGCGGGCGCCCACAAGGCGAGAGGAATTGTGGGTGCAGCCAGGGGCGGGTATGTGAACACGCTCATCATAGACGAACTCGCAGCCCTCGAGATGATGCGCCTCGTCTGA
- a CDS encoding substrate-binding domain-containing protein — protein sequence MLKRLTFGKCVVVGMVLVLLLASLGASVGAQKQYRYTIGFSQVVMNCPYYLALYQGAVDTAERLGVKLIWLNADNIVARQIADMEDLITKKVNGIIVNPVTPTALDSAVKKALAAKIPIICADRELAEGHVGYVGIDQWKAGELAGELIGKTLNGKGKVVEIAGDPGDSAGKGRGGGMHAVLSQKYPGIKIVGPYIAHYNTAEGMARMEEALAAHPDVNLVYAHNDAMALGALKTLRAAGRKDVYVVGIDGQRQAYEEIMKGGQYIGTVINNSYEIATKAVEMMVDHLDGKSHAPRVITGTILVTKENVQKYYNPDSIF from the coding sequence ATGCTGAAGAGACTCACCTTTGGTAAGTGTGTGGTAGTTGGAATGGTCCTGGTGCTCTTGTTGGCGTCTCTCGGCGCGAGCGTGGGTGCTCAGAAGCAGTACCGCTACACGATCGGGTTCTCTCAGGTGGTCATGAACTGCCCCTACTATCTCGCACTCTATCAGGGCGCGGTTGATACCGCCGAGCGTCTCGGAGTGAAGCTGATCTGGCTCAACGCCGACAACATCGTTGCGCGCCAGATCGCAGACATGGAGGACCTGATCACAAAGAAGGTCAACGGAATAATAGTGAACCCCGTAACCCCGACCGCGCTCGACTCGGCTGTCAAGAAGGCGCTAGCGGCGAAGATCCCGATAATCTGCGCTGACAGGGAGCTTGCAGAAGGCCACGTCGGCTACGTGGGAATCGATCAATGGAAAGCCGGAGAGCTTGCGGGCGAGCTCATAGGCAAGACCCTGAACGGCAAGGGCAAGGTCGTGGAGATCGCGGGCGACCCGGGAGACTCGGCAGGCAAGGGTCGTGGCGGCGGGATGCACGCTGTGCTTTCGCAGAAATACCCCGGGATCAAGATCGTGGGCCCCTACATCGCTCACTACAACACAGCCGAAGGCATGGCGAGAATGGAAGAAGCGCTCGCCGCACATCCCGACGTGAACCTCGTCTACGCGCATAACGACGCCATGGCTCTCGGGGCCTTGAAGACCCTCCGGGCCGCTGGAAGGAAAGACGTCTACGTCGTGGGCATCGACGGGCAGCGCCAGGCGTACGAGGAGATCATGAAGGGCGGTCAGTACATCGGAACCGTTATCAACAACTCATACGAGATAGCAACAAAGGCAGTAGAGATGATGGTAGACCACCTAGACGGCAAGTCGCATGCTCCTCGCGTCATCACCGGCACGATTCTCGTTACCAAGGAGAACGTCCAGAAGTACTACAATCCTGACAGCATCTTCTAA
- a CDS encoding sugar-binding transcriptional regulator, with product MSGGAHIVGDLEHIRGLVRVAKLYHEEGLSEQEIARLVGTSRSTVSRMLTEAKRRGIVRISFAKENRTITENENELRERFRLKDVVTVPALGDGSEGRLKERLGAAAAAYVSEMLQPGQLLGISWGTTLFEVALKLRPHRVPGTRVVQLNGSVGQGRVSYLGARVLEIIAAKLGAQAFSFPAPAIVGDPAFCEALVREPSIAEALEAARKCDVAVFTVGIVDPSCVLVETGYLTADDIRGLRARGAVGDICSRFFDGCGQICDPDLDRRTLGLHLSDLASIPIKILVAGGQRKAAGILGALRAGYAEVLITDETTASEVAAMARGAASVRPNATDAADTVAVHARTTLGNRSRCGGGVAS from the coding sequence GTGTCCGGCGGTGCACACATTGTGGGCGACCTTGAACACATCCGCGGCCTTGTGCGAGTGGCGAAGCTGTACCATGAAGAAGGCCTCTCTGAACAGGAGATAGCTCGGCTCGTCGGGACATCCCGTTCAACTGTCTCGCGTATGCTGACGGAGGCCAAGAGGAGAGGAATCGTCCGAATATCATTCGCCAAAGAGAACCGGACGATCACTGAGAACGAGAATGAACTGAGGGAGAGGTTCAGACTCAAAGACGTCGTCACAGTCCCTGCGCTCGGAGACGGGTCGGAGGGACGACTGAAGGAGCGTCTTGGGGCTGCTGCCGCGGCCTACGTCTCCGAGATGCTCCAGCCCGGACAGCTTCTGGGCATATCCTGGGGGACCACTCTGTTTGAGGTGGCTCTGAAACTGCGGCCTCACAGGGTGCCGGGCACTCGCGTAGTGCAGTTGAACGGAAGCGTGGGGCAAGGGCGAGTTTCCTACCTGGGAGCGCGGGTCCTGGAGATCATCGCCGCAAAGCTGGGTGCCCAGGCGTTTTCGTTTCCTGCCCCTGCTATCGTTGGAGACCCGGCATTCTGCGAGGCTTTGGTGCGGGAGCCTTCGATCGCCGAAGCCCTCGAAGCTGCCAGGAAATGCGACGTAGCCGTGTTCACCGTGGGAATCGTGGATCCGTCGTGCGTGCTGGTGGAGACCGGCTACCTGACGGCTGACGACATCAGGGGCTTGCGTGCCCGAGGGGCTGTCGGGGACATATGTTCTCGGTTCTTCGACGGTTGCGGACAGATATGCGACCCGGACCTCGACAGGCGAACCCTAGGCCTGCACCTGTCCGATCTTGCGTCGATCCCCATCAAGATCCTTGTCGCCGGAGGGCAACGGAAGGCGGCAGGCATACTGGGCGCCTTGCGCGCTGGCTACGCGGAGGTCTTGATAACGGACGAGACTACGGCCAGCGAGGTCGCAGCCATGGCGAGGGGGGCTGCTTCAGTGCGGCCGAACGCGACGGACGCCGCCGACACGGTCGCTGTACACGCGCGTACGACTCTGGGCAATCGATCTCGTTGCGGTGGAGGAGTTGCTTCGTGA